A single genomic interval of Acipenser ruthenus chromosome 28, fAciRut3.2 maternal haplotype, whole genome shotgun sequence harbors:
- the LOC117434647 gene encoding uncharacterized protein LOC117434647 isoform X1: MQRRARVQELEAGLAPGRRPFQGKSFYLDLLQSKHAPRVVEAIRRMGGTIESFLSKEVSYLVSRSQEARQGGITKATKGQSVQEARQGGITKETEGQSVQEARQGGIAKATKGQSVQEARQGGIAKATKGQSVQEARQGGITSSPSPPLTSRKGNQRPASTTQSSRGKALLEKAMCSTQARGEGSRVLADARSWGVKVLHIDDLLAYIEKVTLQSSQAKKKKAEVQTVTASPPSVLQKKPAAATPLARVVKAGTLKQPFLKIEDCSRRYKPLHLQLACLPQLDFSRVTRCSPFEPPAPLQPGTEEDQLKRTVKRESRGLTSSDGEREKQGAAATPPLPVTPVDRKRQGFCECCQQAFQEQNEHLQSEQHRVFVQNTSHYSAVDRLISQLQCHFVELPAQHSSLLRCVSPPVRSPEVSLDLPQNNSEVEKAIEALLCQGEPSTQGRGRGDCILNATPPQQRGEGDCILNATPPQQRGEGDCILNTPPQQSGEGDCILNATAPQQRGEGDCILNTPPQQSGEGDCILNATPPQQRGEGDCILNTPPQQSGEGDCILNTPPQQRGEGDCILNTPPQQSGEGDCILNTPPQQRRERDCILNTPPQQRRERDCILNTPPQQSGEGDCILNTPPQQRRERDFILNTPPQQRGGVTSLAGTPCGPVNAANEPVLRPLYRPLSQEGGKEQDRVTVGLKHRNLSQGAPQDTSPKPGHCLPRTASLAPRNSKKRPRSSSTSPVGRKRRRVAAECSSDPSFNRLSYSQPGRTAGPRAQSGEAGALLRAETPGLLPQREHLKPAGTPGIQPSASGAPDVGRLLQEPASECLHKGFSKPAPPPFPVPSAPDSQPLAAAETPPSEPMRAEQGQLSTPRGYHNVNVAGWVGGPFPPPFEPTAQQAMGWPGGFLPLSGPDHLPAPMNFRPSLPGQCFAPVLPPVCPVNQPPELPPAWPIYPPVPEHSSAMSQSFSSLHVDTSLLPPGSFSSESDWDCDLLSRLEGPPAARGQCDVDMEVLRQACATVQDSGYESRLCSVLRQSELDWAAGLRCANETEPIPFGGLEAWPV, translated from the exons ACAATCGAGAGTTTCCTCAGCAAGGAGGTGAGCTACCTGGTGTCGAGGAGTCAAGAGGCCAGGCAGGGGGGCATCACCAAGGCAACGAAGGGGCAGTCTGTCCAAGAGGCCAGACAGGGAGGCATCACCAAGGAAACAGAGGGGCAGTCTGTCCAAGAGGCCAGGCAGGGAGGCATCGCCAAGGCAACGAAGGGGCAGTCTGTCCAAGAGGCCAGGCAGGGGGGCATCGCCAAGGCAACGAAGGGGCAGTCTGTCCAAGAGGCCAGGCAGGGGGGCATCACCAGCTCTCCCTCTCCGCCTCTGACCAGCAGGAAAGGAAACCAGCGACCAGCCAGCACA ACCCAGAGCAGCCGTGGGAAGGCGTTGCTGGAGAAGGCGATGTGCAGCACT CAGGCTCGCGGTGAGGGGAGCCGTGTCCTGGCCGACGCTCGGTCCTGGGGAGTGAAGGTCCTGCACATCGATG ACCTTCTGGCCTACATTGAAAAGGTCACTCTTCAGAGCTCCCAGGCGAAGAAAAAGAAAGCAGAG GTGCAGACTGTAACAGCCTCGCCTCCTTCTGTCCTGCAGAAGAAACCTGCTGCTGCCACACCTCTGGCCCGCGTTGTGAAAG CAGGGACCCTGAAGCAGCCTTTTCTTAAGATTGAAGACTGCAGCAG GCGCTACAAGCCCCTTCACCTGCAGCTCGCCTGCCTCCCTCAGCTGGACTTCTCCAGAGTCACCCGCTGCAGCCCCTTCGAACCCCCGGCACCACTGCAGCCTGGGACAGAGGAGGACCAGCTCAAGAGGACGGTCAA GAGGGAGAGCCGTGGACTGACCTCCAGCGACGGAGAGCGGGAGAAGCAAGGTGCTGCGGCCACCCCTCCCCTGCCAGTCACCCCCGTGGACAGGAAGCGCCAGGGCTTCTGCGAGTGCTGCCAGCAGGCCTTCCAGGAGCAGAACGAG caccTGCAGTCCGAGCAGCACCGGGTCTTCGTTCAAAACACCTCGCACTACTCTGCAGTGGACCGGCTCATCTCGCAGCTCCAGTGCCACTTTGTGGAGCTCCCCGCACAGCACAGCTCTCTGCTCAG gtGTGTGAGTCCTCCTGTCCGCTCCCCAGAGGTTTCCCTGGACCTGCCTCAGAATAACAGCGAGGTAGAGAAGGCTATCGAGGCCCTGCTGTGTCAGGGGGAACCTTCCACACAGGGAAGAGGCCGGGGGGACTGCATTCTCAACGCAACACCTCCccagcagagaggagagggggactGCATTCTCAACGCAACACCTCCccagcagagaggagagggggactGCATTCTCAACACACCTCCCCAGCAGAGTGGAGAGGGGGACTGCATTCTCAATGCAACAGCTCCccagcagagaggagagggggactGCATTCTCAACACACCTCCCCAGCAGAGTGGAGAGGGGGACTGCATTCTCAACGCAACACCTCCccagcagagaggagagggggactGCATTCTCAACACACCTCCCCAGCAGAGTGGAGAGGGGGACTGCATTCTCAACACACCTCCccagcagagaggagagggggactGCATTCTCAACACACCTCCCCAGCAGAGTGGAGAGGGGGACTGCATTCTCAACACACCTCCCCAGCAGAGACGAGAGAGGGACTGCATTCTCAACACACCTCCCCAGCAGAGACGAGAGAGGGACTGCATTCTCAACACACCTCCCCAGCAGAGTGGAGAGGGGGACTGCATTCTCAACACACCTCCCCAGCAGAGACGAGAGAGGGACTTCATTCTCAACACACCTCCCCAGCAGAGAGGGGGGGTGACCTCACTGGCAGGCACTCCCTGTGGGCCTGTGAACGCTGCTAACGAACCAGTGCTGAGACCTCTGTATAGACCATTGAGCCAGGAAGGTGGCAAGGAGCAGGACAGGGTGACTGTGGGACTCAAACACAGGAACTTAAGCCAGGGTGCGCCCCAAGATACCTCACCAAAGCCTGGGCACTGCCTCCCCCGCACAGCCTCACTGGCGCCGCGGAACAGCAAGAAACGCCCCCGCTCGTCCAGCACCAGCCCCGTGGGGAGGAAGAGACGGAGAGTCGCTGCGGAGTGCTCCTCGGACCCTTCCTTCAACAGGCTCTCCTACAGCCAGCCTGGGAGGACGGCTGGCCCCAGGGCTCAGTCAGGGGAGGCCGGAGCTCTCCTCCGAGCGGAAACCCCAGGACTGCTCCCGCAAAGGGAACATTTGAAGCCAGCAGGGACCCCGGGGATCCAGCCTTCAGCTTCCGGAGCTCCTGACGTGGGGCGACTCCTTCAGGAACCTGCCTCAGAGTGCCTTCACAAGGGTTTCAGCAAGCCAGCACCTCCTCCATTTCCTGTTCCCTCTGCCCCTGACTCTCAGCCCCTTGCTGCTGCTGAAACCCCCCCATCTGAACCCATGCGAGCAGAGCAGGGCCAGCTGTCGACCCCCCGTGGTTACCATAACGTGAACGTAGCAGGCTGGGTCGGGGGTCCCTTTCCTCCTCCCTTTGAGCCCACAGCCCAGCAGGCTATGGGGTGGCCAGGGGGGTTCCTGCCTTTGTCTGGCCCGGACCATCTTCCCGCCCCCATGAACTTCAGACCGAGCCTGCCGGGCCAGTGCTTTGCCCCCGTCCTGCCACCTGTGTGTCCTGTCAATCAGCCCCCTGAGCTCCCGCCTGCCTGGCCCATCTACCCCCCTGTCCCAGAGCACAGCTCTGCCATGTCTCAGTCCTTCTCCTCCCTGCACGTCGACACCAGCCTGCTGCCTCCAGGGAGCTTCTCCTCAGAGTCTGACTGGGACTGCGACCTGCTCTCCCGGCTGGAGGGCCCTCCTGCCGCTAGGGGGCAGTGTGACGTGGACATGGAGGTGCTGCGGCAGGCTTGCGCCACCGTGCAGGACAGCGGCTACGAGTCCCGCCTGTGTTCTGTGCTGAGGCAGTCGGAGCTGGACTGGGCTGCTGGCTTGCGCTGCGCAAACGAGACTGAGCCAATACCGTTCGGGGGCCTGGAGGCCTGGCCTGTGTGA